The following nucleotide sequence is from Ochotona princeps isolate mOchPri1 chromosome 24, mOchPri1.hap1, whole genome shotgun sequence.
CCAGCTGGGAGGTGGGTGGGCGGGGGCGCCAGCCAGCACAGCTGTGTGGCTCCCAGGGCTGGGTGATCGATGGCCCGGCAGAGCTGCCTCTGTCGCCCGAGCACTGGCACCCATTTGTCACTCGCGTCCTGGTGGGGgggtgcagggagaggagaggggctgCCTGTACACCATTCACCCCTCACCTCTGCCTGGACTCAGCCTTGCCCCTGCCCCCTGGCATCCTCCTGATGGTGGTGCCCATTCAGGCTCCTGCCAGCCCGCAGGTGGGAGCCGATGCCCTGTGTCTGGCCACCCATGAACCCTGGGAGTGgagggtgtctgtgtgtgcaagAACCACTGTGACCctctgtgtgatgtgtgtgtcctTGGGAGGCATCTggtatgtgtgcacatgtatgtgccAAGTGTGAGCGGgtcaggtccctgccacacacgggTGGCCTTGTCTGCCCTGTCATGCTGGGCTCCTCCCCCACCCGCTGCATACCCCACGTAGGCactggggtgggggacagcccAGGTGGCAGCCCAGATGGAGTGTGGAGCAGTTTCTGAGCGGGCTTGTGGGGCATGGGAGGAGAGGGTCTTGGCTGAGCCCGGCTTGGTCGCTGACCCGCCTGGAGCCACCCAGATGGAGGCGGGCGGGCTGAGCAGGTGGCTGCACCACGGGGCCAGGCTGTGACGTCCACgccccccagcctggcctgtccctgtgTGAGACCGACCCCCTCTGAGACCCCAGGGCCCGGCCGGCCTGACTCCCTGCTGGAGTGGGCCTGGCGCCTGGGCTGGTGCCTCAGCTCCGTGGCTTTTGTCCGGCTTTCCCAGCAGGAGACCGGCCTCTCCAAGGACAGTGCTCTCAGGAGGGCCGAGCCAGGCAGTCGACTCTAGTCACCCTTGGCTGCTTTGGGCAGCCCAGGCTCAGCCAGCTATGTGGGAATTGGCTTCCAACAGAACCTTCCCGAAGCTGCCCGGCAATGGGGACCGCCTGGTGAAATGCAGGGATACTGGGTTCAGCTTACACTCCAGAAAAGAGTCATTTTTAGTTTATTCCTGTGTCTGAGAAAcagccagccagggctgcgctgggctgggtcagggccgGGAGCTGGGGGcctctgtccctgtcccccaTGCCTGGGTGCGGTGGAAGCGGCTTGAGCCAGTGGCATGGTCTCCAGGACGTGCACCAGGAGTGGAGGGCGGACCCAACAGCCAGGGATGCGGTATTGGGGGCTCTTTGGGCCGTACCCACAGCTGGAAACCACTCTGAcgctctcctcccccacctcatGTCTTCATTTGGCTGAGTCCGCTGCCCCTGGGAGGGGGTTGCCAGGtagcggggcggggaggggagggggcggggagggggtgctCAGGGCTGTGCTCCTGTGTGCCCTGAGCTGGAGGAGGAGTGGGCGGGGGTCCAAGCCCAGGCCAGCGCTGACCTCGCTGTCCAccacccctcctgcccctgccctgtctGCAGGTGACCATGCTGCTTGTGCCCACCTGTTAGCTGATCGCCATGTCTCGCGAGGCAGGGTCCTGCCGTGTGGGCGCAGGGACCAGGGCACGGTCGCGGAAGCCCAAGAAGCCACACTACATCCCACGGCCCTGGGGCAAGCCGTACAACTACAAGTGCTTCCAGTGCCCCTTCACCTGCCTGGAGAAGTCGCACCTGTACAACCATATGAAGTACAGCCTCTGTAAGGACTCACTGTCACTGCTGCTGGACTCGCCCGAGCAAGGCTACCGCTACCCCACCTCACCCAACCCTGAGGGCCCCGCAGACACGCCTCCCGACCTCACAGTCTCCAGCAGTGTCTCCCAGCACCCTGAGCCTGAGCCTGGGGGACCCCCAGGGCCGCTGCCCCATCTGGCAAGGGCCACTCAGAAAGCTCTGGGCCCTGGGAGCAGGCTGCCTGCAGAGGCATGGAAGCTGGGGATGGGGGGGACCCCCAGGGGCTTGGGCCCCAGCGGAAGTGTCCCCTGTTACCCCCCACCCACAACGGGGGAGTTACCCGAGGCCCAGAACCCCCCCCTGCTGGGTGTTAACTACCCCTTTGGCCCTGGCCTCTTCTCCTACTTGGGGCCCTCTCTGGCCgcagctgcccacctgcccttCCTGGCCTCTGCTGGCCCTCTGCTGCCGCCTACTGCAGCCTTCCCAGCCCCGCAGCCCACCGAgcgtccagccctggctccccgcCTGTACTATCCGCtgctcttggagcatgccctggGGTTGCCAGCTGCTGGTAAGCCCCAGCCACTCCCCAAGGTCCCAGACCTGCTGAGAGTGCCTGTCCCTGCGCTGGGGGGCTCCTGGTCACAGAGTACCCCCagagacctggggcaggagggcaATTTGGAGCCTGCCACCCAGAGCGACCCCAAAAGGAGGCCACACCTGGGGAGCCAGCCGGCTGGCCTGATCAAGCTGGCTTCCCAGAGCAGGTGTGTATCATGGGCCCCGGGGCCTGGGGGAGGATGGGCATGGTGCCACAACTGCCTGGTCAGGGGACTATGGGAACCGGGAAAGAGGGCTTAGTCCCCTCCCTGCAGGGGgtgcagggcacagggagggTTGGTGCGGCCTCCTGACTGGGCTCTCCCCCTCACACACCCAGTCTGCCCTGCGGCCCCTCCCGGACACCCTGGCCTGAGGACAAGGCGCCTAGCATCCTGGAGGCCCCCATGCCTGCACGGTCTCTGGTCCTGGCCCCGCTGGGGGATGAGCTGACTGGGGCCCTGGGCGACTTCGTCAGGGTGGAGCAGTGCCTGGGACGGCTGGCGCCAAGAGCCCTGCGGGAGCAGCTGGGTGAGATCCGCCGGGAGCTGCTAAGCATCCACCAAGCACTGCAGTGGGCCGTGCGGCCGACAGATGCGCCTCTCGACCTCTCTGTGAGGCGGGAGCACCCCCGTGCCCCAGGCCCCACCGCGCCCCAGCCCTTCCTGGGCCGCACCACCAAGTGCGAGGCTGACTCCAGTGTCCCACCCCTGGgcctccctccccaggcccctgagGACGGCGTCCTGCCCAGCAGCGGCTGGGGCCCCGCACGGGCGGTGGCCGCATGCCCGCCGGCCCCACTGGGCCCTCCAGGAGCCGAAGTCTGAgcacccctccccctctctgtcccCCGGGGCTAGGGACCACCCAGCTTCTGCATGCGCGGGCACTCTGGGGACACTCGGGTTATTTATTGGTCACAGTTGTGCACATTAAAGCGTAGACTCCTCCAGGCCCCGTCTGTGCCTCCTCTGTTGCTGCCTCCTGAAACCACCTGGGGTAGCAGAGACttgctgcccaccccagcccGCCTGTGGACACTACCTCCTTGCTGTGGCCCAGGGGCCTGGGGGAGGACAGGGAGGTGAAGGTGGGCAGGGAGCCCCAAGTCCAGGCTGCGCCTGTGCCCACAGCTCCGCTGATGGCCCCGGGTGGCCTGCACTGGACTTTGGCCAGCTCTTCAGCCACGATAAGCATCAATGGCCTCCATGGTCggctgcctccctcccagcacagcctggcatggccttcTTCCCACAGGCggggggaggcagtggggaggagCACCTGGGGCACAGCTAAACACTGCTTCCCTTGGGGGACTGGGCCACACCCCACACGCCCCTGCCAACTGTGCCCACCTGTACCCGGCTCGTCCAGCTGCGGCCGGGCTGCCCGGGCTGAGGCCAGCCTAGGCAGGACCTGTGGCTGCACCAGTAAGCACTTGAGTTAATGACAGCATCAACCGTCCACCCACGGAAGGCCATGGGAGGCACATccaggggtgggtgctgtgggtCACGGGCCAGGGCCCTCCACTGGGGAGGACCAGGAAAAGGCTGGGAGGCTCCCCTCCCCCTCGGCCTGCCCCCAGGGCTCCCGAAGACACTGTACCTTGCTCACCTTGGCTGGGCAGCACTCCCAGTTCACAAGCCCAGGGGAGGGAGTGGTTGGCCACACTCCTGGGGGACCTGGTCCCCAGCTCCTCACATGCTGGCCACCTGCCTCGGTTTTGGAGGGCTGTGTAGGGGTAACTGCTCCCTCCAGGTCCAAGAAAGAATCTGTTACCTCCACCACCCACCTTGGTCTGACAGCAGCTCATTCCAGCCCCCAGTGATCAGGGTGGCCTGCAGGGTCTCCACCCAGGCTGGCCCTCCCTGACTGCTGTTGCCCACAGCCAGGGACCTTCAGCCCCTCCATGCCATGCCCAGGAACGTGCCAGACTGCAGGTGGGTGTCCCTGCCCCCGTCCCAGCTTCCATATTGTATGGACACAgccaggtgcgggtcttgctgtGGGTGAGGAGTACGGGGTCTGgggcccctgccctggctgagcccaGGTCCTAATCAGAGGCCGGCAGGCGCGGGTGGGGTGCGGCTGGGCGGGCTGGGCGGGCTGCGCATGGCCAGGGTGTGTGCCTCAGAGGTGCCCGAGACCCTGCTTCCCTGCGCCTGGCGGAGGTGAGATGGCGGCAGAGTGGGAGCAGCCGGGAGGTGTTAGGGCGGGGGCACGTGGCTAGACTTAGGGTCTCAAGTTCTTTCTCTTCCCGCGGTGGGGACACACATACAAGGTGGGCTCCAAACAAACTCCTgcggtggggctgctggggagcCTTCCTGCGAGACGAACTCCTGAGGCCCCCTCAGGAAGCCTGGGGACCTGGGGCCCCGCACGAGGCCAGCGGTTGCGGGGACCCCGGGAGCGCGGGGACACCGGCGCCAGGAGGAAGTCGGAAGTCGAGCAGACCAGTGCGCGGAACGCCGGGGCGGGGGGCCGGCGGGCGGCCCGGGAGCCTTTGGGGGCCGGACCGTCGCGCGGCAACGCGCGCTGAGGGGGCGGAAATGGGGCTGGTGTCCCGCGGCGCGGCCAAGTCGGGGTTGGGGCCCGGAAGCGCTGCTGTCCGCCCTGGGAGCCACCGGTGAGTGTCCCCGGGCGCCGCCGTCCAGCCCGGCCCGGGCCTGTGCGGGAGCCGCGGAGCGGCCGCCATGGCCGTGCCTGGCTGACCCCCGGCCAGCGGGGTGAGCCTGTGCGCCCGGCTTGTGACAGCCAGCGGTGCCCGGCCAGCCCAGCTGCCCCGCAGTCACTCCCCGGCCAGCCCAGCTGCCCCGCAGTCACTCCCCGGCCAGCCCAGCTGCCCCGCAGTCACTCCCTGGCCAGCAGTCCCAGGGCCTATGACAGCAGCGGTTCCCTGGGACCAGCGGGGCGCCAACCTGCCGGCTCAAGCCACACACACCTCTTGGGttttcctcctgcctctcccctgccctccccatattgtgtcactttttt
It contains:
- the PRR35 gene encoding proline-rich protein 35, whose product is MSREAGSCRVGAGTRARSRKPKKPHYIPRPWGKPYNYKCFQCPFTCLEKSHLYNHMKYSLCKDSLSLLLDSPEQGYRYPTSPNPEGPADTPPDLTVSSSVSQHPEPEPGGPPGPLPHLARATQKALGPGSRLPAEAWKLGMGGTPRGLGPSGSVPCYPPPTTGELPEAQNPPLLGVNYPFGPGLFSYLGPSLAAAAHLPFLASAGPLLPPTAAFPAPQPTERPALAPRLYYPLLLEHALGLPAAGKPQPLPKVPDLLRVPVPALGGSWSQSTPRDLGQEGNLEPATQSDPKRRPHLGSQPAGLIKLASQSSLPCGPSRTPWPEDKAPSILEAPMPARSLVLAPLGDELTGALGDFVRVEQCLGRLAPRALREQLGEIRRELLSIHQALQWAVRPTDAPLDLSVRREHPRAPGPTAPQPFLGRTTKCEADSSVPPLGLPPQAPEDGVLPSSGWGPARAVAACPPAPLGPPGAEV